In Leptospira licerasiae serovar Varillal str. VAR 010, the sequence GTTTACAAGAGCCACTGAGTTTATTCTCACGCAGAGACACGGAGGCGCAGAGGTAAAACACCTAAAAAATTCTCTGCGGCTCGGCGAGTCTGCCTGCAAATATCTTTGTTTCTATTTCTGCGCCTCTTCCCCCCAGGTTTTATTCACATAATCTTCTCTTCCGGAACCTTTTCTGTATTGTTTGTAGTGAGTAGGGTTCTTCTTATAATAATCCTGATGGTATTCTTCCGCAGGATAAAATTCTGATGCAGGCAATATTTCTACAGCGATAGGTGAGGAGAATTTTCCGGAAGCTCCTATTTTGTCCTTAAATTCTTGGGCCAATTTTTTCTGTGCATCATTCTTATAGTAAATTGCAGCTCTGTATTGGTTGCCTCTATCGGCGAATTGTCCTCCGTTATCTGTCGGATCTATCTGCCTCCAATACGTGTCCAAAAGTTTTGCATAATCGATCTTTTTAGGATCATAGGTGATCAATACGGATTCTCTATGTCCTGTTCTTCCGTATCCTACGTCTTCATAAGTGGGATTTTTTTCTTTCCCGCCTGTATAACCTGAAATTACGGATATAACACCGGGTAGTTTTTCGAAAGGTCTTTCCATGCACCAGAAACATCCGCCTGCAAAGATGGCTGTCTCCGTTTTCGGGTTTTCTTTAGAATGAAGTATATTCGAAAAACTAAATATTACGAATATTATAAGTATGGATTCTAATCTTATAAGTTTGAACAAATTTGTTCTCATAAAGTTCCTCATGATCTCGTTTTTTTATAAATTTTCAATCTATCTAATCTTACCGATCGGTTGTTCGTATTTTGATTTTTTTCAAAAAAGCCTGGTAAGGACAAGCTAGATCAATTTCAGTAGCCTGTAGATACTTTCGACTGACGTCGGAAAAAGTTACGGACTTATCAACCGTTTCCAATTCTGGGTTTTTATTCTTCATGTAGAATATGCCCGCCCGTGCGAGTATCATGAATTTAAAAACAAAACAATTTCTTTCCAATCTTCCTTACGATCTTTCCTCAAGTATCGCAGTCTTTCTAGTAGCAATTCCTCTTTGTTTGGGGATCGCTCATGCATCCGGTGCTCCTTTATTTTCAGGGATTATCTCTGGTTTTATAGGTGGAATCGTAGTAGGAACCTTTAGTAAATCCGCCTTAAGTGTCTCAGGGCCCACGGCAAGTTTGACTGCGATCGTTCTTTCCGGCATTAAAGACCTCGGGAATTTCGAAACATTCCTTCTTGCACTTCTTTTTGCAGGAATGATCCAAACCTTGCTTGGGATCTTAAGGACAGGCGCCTTATCCGCTTATCTTCCTTCTGCAACCGTAGTGGGAATGTCAGTCGCGATCGGTTTACTTTTAGTCATCAAACAATTGCCTCACTTGATCGGTTACGATGTAGAAGAATTCGGGGTAGAAGAGTTCGATCTCACTAAAGAGGACATTAATGAATCTTATCACGATCCTCATGAAGCAAAAGAGACAAACTCTCTTATGTTGCTCTTGCATGCGTTCAGGAATTTGCAGAGTAACGTACTGATAATTGGAATAATTTCCCTTTTATCCTTCTGGGTTTGGGATAGATACTTCGCTAAAAAATTCAAATATGTTCCTGCTTCCTTAGTTGCGATCATACTGGGAACCGCTTCGAATTTACTTTTAGGTCATCTTCTTCCTGGGGGAGCTTTAAGCCAGGATCACTTGGTTACTCTTCCGATTTTTAAAAATCCTTCCGAACTTTTTGCTCATTTGGATTTCCCTAACTTCTCCTATTGGGACCAGGCTCCCGTGTGGACCTTGGCATTGACGATAGCGTTTGCTTCTTCTTTGGAATCCTTACTCTCTGTGGAAGTGGTTGATAAACTGGATGAAGAGAATCGTAAAACTCCCATGTCCCAGGAATTGATAGCTCAAGGTTTAGGAAATATGGCCTGCGGACTCGCGGGTGGAATCCCGATCACGAGTGTAGTGGTCAGAGGTTCTGTAAACGCTTCTTCCGGTGCCAAGACAAAGTTTTCGGCCATCTTTCATGGGGCTTGGATAGGGACCAGTGTATTACTTTTTCCTAAATTTATGAATACCATTCCGCTTGCGTCTCTTGCTGCGATTTTGACTTTTACAGGCTTAAAACTCGCCAAACCTGCAATGTTCAAGCTGATGTTCCAAAAAGGGTATTCTCAGTTCTTACCGTTCTTGGTCACTGTGGCAGTAACATTTTTCACTAATGTTCTGATCGGAACATTCTGCGGTATCTTAGTAGCCTTAGTTTTTGTTTTATATGAAGATCATAGGACTGCGATCTACAGAGAAGAGCGTTATGGTAAGTTTAGAAGAATCATATTAGGGGAAAATTTAGGCTTCTTCCATAAGGCAAAGATCAAGGCGGTATTAGAAAGCCAACCTACCGGGATCACGTTAGAGATTGACGGAACTAGAACACTTCATATGGATCAGGACATCAAAGAACTGATCCACGAGTTTAGAAAAAATGCCCACCGTAAAGGGATTACGGTGATCCTAGGAGGAATACCTAATATGGAAAATGATATGGAATCCTTGAAAAAAGAAATGAGCGAGTCTTATCAAAAATTATTGAGGAACAACCAAGAATGGGTGGAAGAGAGGACTGCGGAAGATCCGGAGTTTTTCGCAAGACATGCGGAGGGACAAGCGCCTCAAACACTATTCATCGGATGTAGCGATTCTAGGGTACCGGTAAATGTGATCACTAAAACGAACCCTGGGGAAATTTTCGTCACCAGAAACATTGCTAACGTGGTCTCCGTTGATGATATGTCTCTGTTTAGCGTGGTCCAATATGCGATCGATGCGTTGAACGTAAAACATATCATTGTTTGCGGTCATATCGGCTGCGGCGGGGTTAGGGCGGCTCTCCAAGGAAAGGCTACCGGTCTTATAGACAACTGGATCACTCATATTAAGGATGTGTATCTAAAACATAGAGAAGAATTGGATGCTCTTCCTGAAGAAAAAAGAGAAGAAAGGCTGATCCACCTGAATGTTGCGGAGCAGGTTGTGAACTTGTACAAAACTGGAATGATACAGAATGCTTTGGCAAAGTACGGCTTTCCGGAAATACACGGCTGGGTGTACGATATCCGAAACGGACAGATCAGCGAGGTGGATTATAAGGACATTCTCTCCAAGGAACTTGGAGGATTGTACGGTTATCCTAAATAGCAGTCGGTTGGTAGAGTAGTTCTTGGACTCTTAAATATTTGTCCATTCCGTTGATTTCCCACCGGACTACTTCTCCCACTCTAGCGCCTAGTACTGCGGAACCGTGGGCGGAAAATAAGGACAGTTTACCGTTAGCAGGAGCGTTTTCAGTATATTCTTCCGGATAAACTAAAGTAAATTGGAATGCCTCAGCGTTGCCTAGGTCTTTGAGCACGAATTTGGAATTCATAGTGATCAGGTCTTGGGGAACTTGATTCTGATCTATTTTTTTGGCTTTAGATAACGTCTTACGTATAATCTCTAAAATGCTGGGTTGGACTACTGCGGACTGGGAGGAAACCTCAAGAGTGGAAAGGATCCTTTGATGATCATTCTTTGAAAGAAATCTTTTCCCACTCATAACTCATTGCCTCCCTTAGAAAACAAATCCGAAACTTACATATCCGTAAAATGTACTCAAGCGTTTTTCCTTTTCTTTAATTTTACAAAAACTGCATTCGTTTATGCGACATAGAATTTCTTCTTTATGATAAATTATACTAAACGAAAGATAAGTTTCGTTCGACATAAGAAGAAGACATGTTCGTGACTTTGTTCCAGCCGACTAGAAATAAATCCTTCGCCTTAGTTAAGTACCTGTTTCGTTTGGTCCGCAAAGACGTTCGTCCCATTTTGATCCTTCCTAAAGGTAGTTTAGGTCTCGAAGACGGACTTAGTTTTGGAAGAATGATCTCTAAAATTTCCAACGATCATACTTCCGCAGTGTTAGGCTTCGCCGAAAATTTTTCCCAAGCGGTTCACTTCTGTAAAGAGATACGATCCGGTTCTTTAGGTCATGCCGGGAGAGAGCTTCCCATCTTTGTGGATGCGACTAGACTTACTCTCGGGTCTGAGTCCGAAGATCTAGAAGAGGCCATCCTAGGTTTGGGGGAAAATTGGAGCAGGATTTTTCCACTGACTTGTTTTATAGAAATAGGAAGGGACAGTTCCAGATTGGAAGAGGCAAGCGGCCGTACTTCTTTGTTCCGAATTTCTTCTTTAGTCATGGAAAGAAAGGGGAAGGGCTGGAGGTCTCTCAAGAGTGAGAAGAAGGATGAAGATCCGTACGGGGACTGGACCTACGAACTGATCTCCGATCTTCTTCCTGATCGAGGCGTTTAAAATTTTTTTCCAATTATGAATAAGACCCGTTGGGACCGGTCTTTCTTTTTTAGTGGCCGAGCTAGGGGGTATTTCATATTTTTAATTGAAGTTTTTTCGATCTCGGTCTTGACTGATAAAAATTTTGCCCCTAATGGGGAAGAGCAGGTTGATCTTGCATGATCGAAAGACGCACGAACAAGTTCGGGGAAAACGGAATCTTCGCCTCTCAACCAATCGCTAAAGGAACTTTACTGTTTAGCTATAGCGAGTGGATCGAAGATGAGGAATTCGGATGGAAAGTACTCTCCGTCTCGGAAGCCGATGAACTTCCGGAAGAGGAAAAGGAAATCTTCATGAAATACGGCTATGACGTAGACTTCGGCCTAGTCACCGGCCCTTCCGGCCCTGAATTTGTTATCAATCATTCCAACTTTATGAACCATTCCTGCGATCCGAACATGTGGTACGATCAAACGGACAATATTATAGCCAAAAGGGATATAGAAGTTGGGGAAGAGCTGAATATCGACTACGGTAACTTCGTAGTGAACTTCGACCAGACATTTGAATGCGCTTGCGGGTCTCCTAATTGCCGTAAATTCATTCGTAAGGACGATTGGAAACTTCTACTACCTCAGTATAATCTCAACTTTCCGACATTCATGCATAAGGAAATTAAGAAGATCTTGGTAAAAGTCCCTGCTTAAGGGACTTTTTTGTTTCTAAATCCGGGATCATTTCCTGATCCTGGATTGCCTTCTCCACAGGATGCGGGCAAAACTCTCTCCTTCTTGTCCGGAATCCTTCCATAATTCCGGGTCGCTCGTCTTACGAGCATTCTCAATCGTATAAAAGGCGCCTGGAGCCGTATTCTTTAATATTCCAAGCACTATAGGTATATCCTTTCTTCTTAATAAGGATAGAATAACTTTAACCGGTCCTCTGGCTCCTTGTGCTTCCAATGTGGTGGTGCGATAGCCGGCTTGGGTCAGATTTTGGACGATCTCTTCTCCCTTTTCCGGGACGATGATACGGATGAATGAGTGTCCTAAGGCTAGTTTTTCTTCGACCACCATTCCTAAAAAAGTGCCTGTGGCAAATCCGCCTGCGTAAGCTATATAACAGAAAACATTGCTTAGGTTTCTCATGATCTGAGTGATTACGATCAGCCAGAGAAGCACTTCTACAAAGCCTAGGAGGGCCGCCAGGACCTTTCTTTCTCTAGAGATTAGAATGATACGGACCGTGCCTATGCTAACGTCCGTCATTCTAGCTAAATAAATTCCGAGGGGTAAAAATATATAATCAAAGGCCCAGTTAGGCATTCGATTATCTTGGAGGATCTTGAGCGCTTGGCCAGCAATTTACGGTTTGCAGTACACTTCCACCGTCTTGGTGGTATAGAAGGGACCGATCAGAGTATGAATGACCAGGTCCACAAATCCGGTCTTGATGATCACTTCCGGATGGTTCCTATCGCAGCTTGCTTCCATCGGGGCCGTGGTTGGGTAGATCCCGAAGACTGTGCTTCCTTGTTTTGCTTTTTTATCCGGACCAGGAGTTTCCTTTGCCAATGCGTAAGGAGTCTCTCCTCCTTTATGGACCACTGTGGTAGTATGACAGCCTGCAGAGAATCCTAGGATTAGAACTAAGATCAGAATTTTGATTATCTGTAACATTCTATCTCCACTGTTTGGGGGGAATAGATCGCAAGAGTTAACTGCTCCCAAAATCCGTTCCAAAAACTGGTGTACTGATGGACGGATCTAGGTCCTTCCGCGCAGTACTTAGAAGTATCCAAGACCAGATTTCCGGGATAAAGTCCGAAAAAATAGTAGGTATGTTGGACCTTATGGACTTCTCCACCTTGTTCCGCCTGCGCGGATCTTAGGTCCAAAGCACGTTTACATTCTCTGGAAGTAGGATAGATCCTGCAAGCTTCCGGAGGACTTTGTGGATAACGGACCATTGCATGCCTGCAAGATTCTCCGAATCCTAGGCTTAGGAATACGATAAAGAGGATCGTTAGAATTTTATCTGCGCGCAACTTCTTCCTCCCAAATTACCGAGGCATAACCGGGGCCATGTACTGCGGCGAATATTCTGTAAGAAAGAACTTCCGACGGATCGGAAGAAAGATGCTTTAATACCAAGGAATAATCTCCTTTTTCAGGATTGTTTATTTCTAATTTGCAGGGAGTGAGTTGGCTGATCTTTTCTCCACATTTGATCTTGGTATCGAATAAGATCCCTTTTCGGAATAAGGAAACTCCCAGGTCGGGCTTATCCGTTAAGACTTCCACAATTAAGGAAACTCTATCGGCCTGTTTGATCCTAAATCTATATTCCCAAGAGCCGGAGAGGATAGTTCCATCCACTTGTGCTTGGAAAGCGGAAGACTCCGGCCTGGTGACTTTTTCAAAACGTAAAGGTTCGTATCTCTGATCCTCTCTACAATTATAAAGAAGGACCAAAACGAATAAGCTGAATACAAAACAGATGCTAAATTTCTTCTTCATAAGTTCTGCTGTCTGTAAACCCTTACAGGGGTATTGTTCTTTCCGACACTCACGTAGAGATAATAGACCCCTCCGGTGTTTACGGACACTGCGGAGAATATCTGTTGCACGTTAGTTGAGTCTGTGAGTCCACCGCTTGCAACTTGGGTCCATACGTTCGAAGCTGATCCAGGATTCGCAGTATTCGTACGATAGATCCTGATACCGTTCGGATTATCGAATCCTACATACAGATAAGATCCGTTTTTAGCAACCATCGTGATCGTCTTGTTGGTGGAATCTCCGAAGTTGGTGATACCGTTCCCATCATCTCCCACTACACTCCAGTCTCCTGCATCACATTCGGTGCTACCTCCTGTGGCGGTAGGATCACATTTCCATAATTGAGCTCTACGATTCGTGTCGGTTCCGTCCGTACAACCGGATACTGTGCCAGCAGCTGTGCGGATTCCGCTTGCCTGAGTTCCTTGGATACAGATGGTCCGAGTTACGTATAGTCTATCATTGAATTCGGCAAACTGAGCGAATGCTCTATCTGCCGGGATCAGATCGTAGAATTTTGCAAGTTCCAGAGAGAACCAATTGTTAGTGGTGCTATTATGCCATTTTTGGTTGCTTCTAGGTCCTATTTCGGTCCAATCCGTGCAGGTGTTTTTGGTGGAACAAGCGGTCGTCGGGTTTGCCGAATTAGAACGGATGATCGATCCATTATGCCCCACTGCATGCAAACCTCCGTTTGCCGCATAGATCCTGTTCTTAAATACGATGGAAGAATCCACTCCGATATAATATCCCCAGTTCGGGCTACTGTTTACGTTCCCGTTTCCTCCGTTTGAAGGTCCGCCGAAGTAAGGCATATAATCGATACGTATCCTTCTACCATTGCTGCCGTCGTAAGCATCGCAGTTAGAACCCGCGGTACAGTTGCCTGTTCCTCCGGAGTCGGAGCTATTGAATGTGATGAACCCGAAGTCGGGAGCATTCAATCCTCCTCCAGTTCCACTTCCATCGTTACTTGGTTTTGCAAATCCTGGGAACACTCTATCGTTCAAAACGCTGATAGAAGAAGTACCTGCAGTCACAGTTCCGGTAATGGAACCCATATCTATGTATTTATAGTTTAGGTTGGTCGAAGTATCATTCGAATAGTAGATATAGTCAAAATTGTAATTCGATCCGCTCGGAACGGTTTTTGCAGCGGCAATAAAGATGAACGGATTACCGCCCAACGATCCAGTGGTGAAAAGTCCCCTTCCACTTTCGTTATCCGGACCACAACCGTTTGCCAGAGTCGCATCGTTTTGGGTACAACCGGAGTGTCCTAAGGTTACATACGGAGGAACAGCGATGCTGTTCTCTCGGGTAGTCGCTGAGTTATTACTAACGTTAGAGGAATCCGAGTTTTGGCCATTTGTATCTTTTCCGAAAGCGAACTGAACGGATTCAGGACCACCGCCATCATAAGCAAAGCGTAATGCTCCGTTACCTGCGTTATTCGGACCCGTATAGATCTTACTATTAAAGTCCGCAAGATAACCGAATGTAGAACCGTTCGGATCAATTGAGATCGGACCGTCGCTGAAGTTTACAGGAGAAGTTCCGCAACCTAAGAAGGAAGCCCTATCTCTAGGCGAAGATTGGATATTTTCGGAGTCTCCGGAATCACGGATGGATCCCCAAGATGTATTGTCGAATCCGTCCCCGTTCACGTTATTTGCAGCTATAATAGAATACTGTGCTCCTGTTTGTAATAAGCTGTGGGTCACACAAACTTTTGTGGAGTCTGCATTCACACCGCCGCAAACAACGCCATCCAGAATCTTAGCGGAACTGATCGTTCCAAGGTCAGTTGTTCCTACGAAAGCGTAGCGATTCGCACATTCTGCGGTGCTGCTACATTCTGCGGAGCCGCTAAC encodes:
- the msrA gene encoding peptide-methionine (S)-S-oxide reductase MsrA: MRTNLFKLIRLESILIIFVIFSFSNILHSKENPKTETAIFAGGCFWCMERPFEKLPGVISVISGYTGGKEKNPTYEDVGYGRTGHRESVLITYDPKKIDYAKLLDTYWRQIDPTDNGGQFADRGNQYRAAIYYKNDAQKKLAQEFKDKIGASGKFSSPIAVEILPASEFYPAEEYHQDYYKKNPTHYKQYRKGSGREDYVNKTWGEEAQK
- a CDS encoding SulP family inorganic anion transporter, with product MNLKTKQFLSNLPYDLSSSIAVFLVAIPLCLGIAHASGAPLFSGIISGFIGGIVVGTFSKSALSVSGPTASLTAIVLSGIKDLGNFETFLLALLFAGMIQTLLGILRTGALSAYLPSATVVGMSVAIGLLLVIKQLPHLIGYDVEEFGVEEFDLTKEDINESYHDPHEAKETNSLMLLLHAFRNLQSNVLIIGIISLLSFWVWDRYFAKKFKYVPASLVAIILGTASNLLLGHLLPGGALSQDHLVTLPIFKNPSELFAHLDFPNFSYWDQAPVWTLALTIAFASSLESLLSVEVVDKLDEENRKTPMSQELIAQGLGNMACGLAGGIPITSVVVRGSVNASSGAKTKFSAIFHGAWIGTSVLLFPKFMNTIPLASLAAILTFTGLKLAKPAMFKLMFQKGYSQFLPFLVTVAVTFFTNVLIGTFCGILVALVFVLYEDHRTAIYREERYGKFRRIILGENLGFFHKAKIKAVLESQPTGITLEIDGTRTLHMDQDIKELIHEFRKNAHRKGITVILGGIPNMENDMESLKKEMSESYQKLLRNNQEWVEERTAEDPEFFARHAEGQAPQTLFIGCSDSRVPVNVITKTNPGEIFVTRNIANVVSVDDMSLFSVVQYAIDALNVKHIIVCGHIGCGGVRAALQGKATGLIDNWITHIKDVYLKHREELDALPEEKREERLIHLNVAEQVVNLYKTGMIQNALAKYGFPEIHGWVYDIRNGQISEVDYKDILSKELGGLYGYPK
- a CDS encoding GreA/GreB family elongation factor, translated to MSGKRFLSKNDHQRILSTLEVSSQSAVVQPSILEIIRKTLSKAKKIDQNQVPQDLITMNSKFVLKDLGNAEAFQFTLVYPEEYTENAPANGKLSLFSAHGSAVLGARVGEVVRWEINGMDKYLRVQELLYQPTAI
- a CDS encoding SET domain-containing protein, with translation MIERRTNKFGENGIFASQPIAKGTLLFSYSEWIEDEEFGWKVLSVSEADELPEEEKEIFMKYGYDVDFGLVTGPSGPEFVINHSNFMNHSCDPNMWYDQTDNIIAKRDIEVGEELNIDYGNFVVNFDQTFECACGSPNCRKFIRKDDWKLLLPQYNLNFPTFMHKEIKKILVKVPA
- a CDS encoding DUF2179 domain-containing protein encodes the protein MPNWAFDYIFLPLGIYLARMTDVSIGTVRIILISRERKVLAALLGFVEVLLWLIVITQIMRNLSNVFCYIAYAGGFATGTFLGMVVEEKLALGHSFIRIIVPEKGEEIVQNLTQAGYRTTTLEAQGARGPVKVILSLLRRKDIPIVLGILKNTAPGAFYTIENARKTSDPELWKDSGQEGESFARILWRRQSRIRK
- a CDS encoding LIC_10461 domain-containing protein — protein: MLQIIKILILVLILGFSAGCHTTTVVHKGGETPYALAKETPGPDKKAKQGSTVFGIYPTTAPMEASCDRNHPEVIIKTGFVDLVIHTLIGPFYTTKTVEVYCKP
- a CDS encoding Bor/Iss family lipoprotein; the protein is MRADKILTILFIVFLSLGFGESCRHAMVRYPQSPPEACRIYPTSRECKRALDLRSAQAEQGGEVHKVQHTYYFFGLYPGNLVLDTSKYCAEGPRSVHQYTSFWNGFWEQLTLAIYSPQTVEIECYR
- a CDS encoding LIC_10463 family lipoprotein; translation: MKKKFSICFVFSLFVLVLLYNCREDQRYEPLRFEKVTRPESSAFQAQVDGTILSGSWEYRFRIKQADRVSLIVEVLTDKPDLGVSLFRKGILFDTKIKCGEKISQLTPCKLEINNPEKGDYSLVLKHLSSDPSEVLSYRIFAAVHGPGYASVIWEEEVARR